The genome window ACAACATTCTTAGTGTCATGGCTGATTTTTGGATTGATTTTCTATAGTGTGGCCCTCGCACATGGAGATTTCGACCCTGATCATCATGTGAGGGGGCAAACGGGGCCAGGAGCATCAGGTGAGGGGCAACAGGAGGAGTGGAAGCCATGTTTGCTCCACGTGGAAGGGTTTCTTGGCGCCTTCCTGTTTTCAATCGAGACTCAAACAACGATTGGATATGGCTGGCGCTGTGTCACTGAGGAGTGTCCAGTTGCCATAGCAACAGTAGTGGTGCAGTCCATTTTGGGATGCATCATTGACTCATTCATGATTGGTACTATCATGGCTAAGATAGCAAGACCCAAGAAGCGAAATCAGACGCTGCTATTTTCCCAAAATGCTGTTATAGCACTACGGGATGGGAAGCTGTGCCTCATGTGGCGTGTCGGAAATCTCCGGAAAAGCCACATTGTTGAAGCTCATGTCCGAGCACAGCTGATTAAACCCAGAGTGACAGAGGAGGGCGAGTTCATCCCACTGGAGCAGACAGACCTGAATGTGGGTTATGATGAAGGAACTGACCGCCTTTTCCTCGTCTCACCTCTTGTCATCGTTCATGAGATTGATGAAGACTCGCCGCTCTGGGCCATGAACCGCTCCGATCTGGAAAACAATGCCTTTGAGATCGTTGTAATTCTTGAGGGAATGGTAGAAGCCACTGCTATGACGACACAAGCACGAAGCTCATACCTGTCCCAGGAGATCCTTTGGGGTCATCGATTCGAACCGGTTGTGTATGAAGATCACGATCGCTACCAAGTGGACTACGCTCGCTTCCACAAGACCTACATAGTTCCTTCGACTCCTTCTTGCAGTGCTAAGGAGCTCAGTGAATTAGTGAGCCATCAGTCGTCCAAAGCGTCGTCACAATCCGGGACGCCGATTAGTCGCAGGACCCATTTTCTGCGACCACCTTGCTCACCAAGTGCGTTCTGTTATGAGAATGAAGTGGCTCTGTTCTCTGGAGAAGAGGAGGATGAGGAAGGAATAAATAAGAGCAGAGTAGAGGATGGTCTGACGACACTAGAAACGGATCTGACGGCACTAACTACGACTGGCATTGCGCCAGAATTCCAAAAAATGTTCCAGGATGCTCCAACAGTAACTTCTGGAAACAACGTCCTCTGTGTGCTGGACATGGACAATCAGATGGAGTTTGATATCCTTCAGACGTCCATTCCTCTTGATCCTCTGACGTACAAAAGCGAATCAGAGATATGACACTAATGAGATTGGAGGTGATTGGATGCGTttcccaacatcccagagttccaCACCCTCCCCTCATTTTAGAATGACTCAACTCAAGTGAAGTTGATGAAGGGAAAATGGACGATTGCATCAGCATTTTTGCACATTTTTCAGAGATATGGATTTGTCAGTAAACTGTATATAGAAACAATTTGCCTGCTTGAATTTCTACATTTGCTCACACTGAAACTCTTGAGATTCTTTCCGAGGACATAAAAAGTGTGACTATCTTTTCAAAATCTTTATTGTTACTGAAAGGATCATATGATCCACAAGGACTGATCACAGTTGAAGAAGATGAGATTATAAACTCTGAAACATAGATGCAAAGTAATTTATCGATCAGGGATTATGGAAATAATCAAATAAATGTAAACAGCACCAAAGGAGGAAATTCACACAGGACAAGACGGAAAAAAAACCCATCGAACAACCAAAACTGTATATCAGAAATACAGAGTTTATTTAAGACTTTAGTTTATCAGATAAGACAAGGTGTAGATTAGAGTTATCCATGCCTGGGGCATCATAACCATTCGCATGTGCCACATGCATTTATTTATACAATCTAACATagtatttaaataaatatatttaatttGTTTGTAGGACAATTATATATCCATTATTTTCTCTCACCAGACATTCTGAGTCACGGCTCATGTGAAAACCGTCCGTTGCCTTCATTcagtttattattaactccagtaAAATAGCAAAACATAAACTAACACTATACAAAACAGACTAAAACTGGGCTAGCACAGGAAACAGGCTTAAACTGGGCTAGCACAGGAAACAGGCTAAAACTGGGCTAGCACAGGAAACAGGCTTAAACTGGGCTAGCATAGGAAACAGGCAAAAAACTGGGCTAGCACACGAAACAGGCTAAAACTGGGCTAGCACAGGAAACAGGCTTAAACTGGGCTAGCATAGGAAACAGGCAAAAAACTGGGCTAGCACACGAAACAGGCTAAAACTGGGCTAGCACGGGAAACAGGCTAAAACTGGGCTAGCACAGGAAACAGGCTAAAACTGGGCTAGCACAGGAAACAGGCTAAAACTGGGCTAGCACAGGAAACAGGCTAAAACTGGGCTAGCACAGGAAACAGGCTTAAACTGGGCTAGCATAGGAAACAGGCAAAAAACTGGGCTAGCACACGAAACAGGCTAAAACTGGGCTAGCACGGGAAACAGGCTAAAACTGGGCTAGCATGGGAAACAGGCTAAAACTGGGCTAGCACACGAAACAGGCTAAAACTGGGCTAGCACAGGAAACAGGCTAAAACTGGGCTAGCATGGGAAACAGGCTAAAACTGGGCTAGCACAGGAAACAGGCTAAAAGTGGGCTAGCACAGAAAACAGGCTAAAACTGAGCTAGCACAGGAAACAGGCTAAAACTGGGCTAGCACGGGAAACAGGCTAAAACTGGGCTAGCACAGGAAACAGGCTAAAACTGGGCTAGCACAGGAAACAGGCTTAAACTGGGCTAGCACAGGAAACAGGCTAAAACTGGGCTAGCACAGGAAACAGGCTAAAACTGGGCTAGCACAGGAAACAGGCTAAAACTGGGCTAGCACAGGAAACAGGCTTAAACTGGGCTAGCATAGGAAACAGGCAAAAAACTGGGCTAGCACACGAAATAGGCTAAAACCGGGCTAGCACAGGAAACAGGCTTAAACTGGGCTAGCATAGGAAACAGGCAAAAAACTGGGCTAGCACAGAAAACAGGCTAAAACTGGGCTAGCACAGGAAACAGGCTAAAACTGGGCTAGCACAGGAAACAGGCTAAAACTGGGCTAGCATGGGAAACAGGCTAAAACTGGGCTAGCACAGGAAACAGGCTAAAACTGGGCTAGCACAGGAAACAAGCTAAAACTGGGCTAGCACAGGAAACAGGCTAAACCAGCTAGCACAGGAAACAGGCTAAAACTGGGCTAGCACAGGAAACAGGCTAAAAGTGGGCTAGCACAGGAAACAGGCTAAAACTGAGCTAGCACAGGAAACAGGCTTAAACTGGGCTAGCACGGGAAACAGGCTAAAACTGGGCTAGCACAGGAAACAGGCTAAAACTGGGCTAGCACAGGAAACAGGCTAAAACTGGGCTAGCACAGGAAACAGGCTAAAACTGGGCTAGCACAGGAAACAGGCTAAAACTGGGCTAGCACAGGAAACAGGCTAAAACTGGGCTAGCACAGGAAACAGGCTAAAACTGGGCTAGCACAGGAAACAGGCTTAAACTGGGCTAGCATAGGAAACAGGCAAAAAACTGGGCTAGCACACGAAACAGGCTAAAACCGGGCTAGCACAGGAAACAGGCTTAAACTGGGCTAGCATAGGAAACAGGCAAAAAACTGGGCTAGCACACGAAACAGGCTAAAACTGGGCTAGCACGGGAAACAGGCTAAAACTGGGCTAGCACGGGAAACAGGCTAAAACTGGGCTAGCACAGGAAACAGGCTAAAACTGGGCTAGCACAGGAAACAGGCTAAAACTGGGCTAGCACAGGAAACAGGCTTAAACTGGGCTAGCATAGGAAACAGGCAAAAAACTGGGCTAGCACACGAAACAGGCTAAAACTGGGCTAGCACGGGAAACAGGCTAAAACTGGGCTAGCACGGGAAACAGGCTAAAACTGGGCTAGCACGGGAAACAGGCTAAAACTGGGCTAGCACAGGAAACAGGCTAAAAGTGGGCTAGCACAGGAAACAGGCTAAAACTGAGCTAGCACAGGAAACAGGCTTAAACTGGGCTAGCACGGGAAACAGGCTAAAACTGGGCTAGCACAGGAAACAGGCTAAAACTGGGCTAGCACAGGAAACAGGCTAAAACTGGGCTAGCACAGGAAACAGGCTTAAACTGGGCTAGCACAGGAAACAGGCTTAAACTGGGCTAGCACAGGAAACAGGCTTAAACTGGGCTAGCACAGGAAACAGGCTTAAACTGGGCTAGCACAGGAAACAGGCTTAAACTGGGCTAGCACAGGAAACAGGCTTAAACTGGGCTAGCACAGGAAACAGGCTAAAACTGGGCTAGCACAGGAAACAGGCTTAAACTGGGCTAGCACAGGAAACAGGCTTAAACTGGGCTAGCACAGGAAACAGGCTAAAACTGGGCTAGCACAGGAAACAAGCTAAAACTGGGTTAGCACAGGAAACAAGCTAAAACTGGGTTAGCCCTGTACTAAGCAGGTGAATGTTGAGTTAACTTTGTATACATTCAAACTGACTTTATAGTGCATGTAAACTGGTACAATTAACAGTATACTAAACAGACTAACCACAAAGTAGCATAATATTACAGAAGCTAAAATACAAACTAGCATTATACTATAAAGGTTAGCAGTAAAGTAACAGGCTGAAACACAAACTTGTTTTATAACAGCAATGTGTTTAATGTTCTCCAAATGATTCCCAGTTATTTCTGCTGATTATCCTGTCCCTGTAAATGAAAACAACGAAAGATGTGAAAGTGTGTACGATGCTCCTGGGTGATGCTCGTAGATATTTTAGATATCACAGGGTTTTATTTCGGAGTCATTATATTATGGGATGTAGCCACAAAAGCAATATTTGGAGCACTAGTGTGAGAATGAATTCTGTACTCTGCACTTTGATTCATCCCACTTCAAGTGGAAtctgtttatttttattcagGAATGAGATTAAATGCTTGTATGGAGCTTTTATAAAGACACTCTTTAGTTTTCAGCGGGAATGAACTTTAAAAAGCCAAGGATCTGAGGTGAAGGCTTTGTGTGTTAGTGATGTGTTTTGTACAAATGAACGTGTGTCAGACTGTGTTCAGTGAAacaggtctttctttctttctttctttctttcggttGTGCTGTGTTTTATTGTCTTCCTGCTCAGTCTCTCTGTTAGCATGATAAACCTGAAATGTAACTTGAAATCTCAAAGCTCCGACAGATGCACTTTATTTCCTTCTgtacaatataaaaataaatatttattataaAATATCGTGAATTAATCCATACTGCTGTGCACTGATTCTACATGAGCTTGATCATCTTGAGATGAAGCTCCTACATGACACTACACAAACTGAAATCCAGACGTGCCCTGACTTCCTGTAACTCTCGCCCCCTGCTGGTGAAAGTCTGTAAGTACACCTAGGGCCAGTTTACATCACAACTGAGAACGGATATGATTCCAGTGACTGGAGAAAACATGGACAGTGTAAAGTCTCTAAAAACTTAAGTCACTCcaggtctagcgcccctgctggctggctgccgtATAATATTTAGCCCCGCCCGTCTGCATGTGATTGAATAACCAAACGACCTATTTTCCACTCCATGTTTTtttacaactttattcatcacacacttgtgaatttcctctctgcatttaacccatctgaagcagtgaacacacatgcttttatattttgcattccatatgcactttatattttatatttcatattttatatatatatttctttttatattggtaagcatagtttggtcgggcagttgcaaaataagaatttcattacccaataataaaccgctgtgtctgttattgtgtatatgacaaataaacatcttgaatgcacacacacgtgagcaatgagcacacacccccccagagcagtgggcagtcatgctaacagcgcccagggagcagttgggagttagatgcctcgctcaagggcacctcagcccaaggccgtcccatattaacctaactgcatctctttggactgtgggggaaaccagaacacccggaggaaacccacgcagacacagggagaacatgcaaactccacacagaaaggccctcaccagccactgggttcgaacccagaaccttcttgctgtgaggcaaccgtactaaccactacaccaccgtttccTTTCCTTCTACGGTGTCTAATTCAAACAGTTAGTTTTCACTGTGCTGATATCGGCACATTTTTATTTccccagaaattagtttttaaacATTATTCTACTATATCATAAGAAGGTGTGGATGCACTTaggaatgaagtgattgacagccttaggATTAGGGTAAGGGGGCATGGCCTACCAAATGAGCAGGTGTACCTGACCATGGCTCTCGTCTCTACTGCGCAGACTCAGGCTCCAAGGCTGCATTTCGATAGAACAGAAGAGCATGGAGCCACGCTCTCTGTGATTTTTACAGATATTGGGTGTTTCTCAACGTCAAAGAAGGATCATAAACAGCTGCATTTCAAGGAGGCCACATCATCCAATCCTGCTGAAGGTCTCTTCAGATGTCTAGGATCCTTCCGCAGAGAATTTCCAACCATGTGTGTATCCTCGGCGTTCTTAAATTACCCACAGTCCTTTGTGCATGTCCAAGGCGGGGCCTTTTCAACGATACACACCTGCTCAGTCTCTGAAGGACCTGTCCTACCAAGGAAGCATCCTTGACTTTGAGAAACACACACTGTCCTTCTGAACGTACTGAAAAGGAGCAGCTGGATGACATCATCAAAGAACGCCAGTCCATCACGCGCAGAGAAATAAAGTGCTGCTTTCTTTTTCAACCACTAGATGACTCTGCAGACTAACATGTtccagactgacacacacacacacacacacacacacactatgaccATGTACATACAGATACATGAATGAAAGTCTAGCAATCAGTCAATCCTTTCATTTCTGTTTCATCTCTGCTCTCTTTCTGTTCTGGATTTCTCTCATGTTTCCTGCTGACCAGTGCAGTGGGACCTCACATACTAAGAGGGTCAGGAGGTTGTGTGTCTGAATCCCAGCACATCAGTTAAAATTATCGTGTTTAGGTAAAATTTACTGAATACACACAAACATATAATTTATTTACACACATCAGGTAAGAATCATATACATCTGGTGAAAATTAAACTAATGTCCCGGCACTGGTTGAGTTAAATATGTCAGATTTATGTTTTACGTTTGCATTCTTCCTTTAATTCAGTTTATCTTGAGTTTCTGTCATTCATGTAATTTATTAATGAAATTATTCATACACAAAAAATTACATTTggaatgaattattattattattattattattattattattattattattattattaaagcataTAACTCACTACCCAGAACTTTATCTGGAAAAGATTCTGTCTCAAACATGTTGAATTTCATAACATGACAAATGCATAAACattcataataataatgacaaaaaCCAGGTTTTATTTCAGAATTAAAGCTGTAAACTGTTctacgtattattattattattattattattattattattataagattaTTGTGTCTACGATGCCCCTCCCCCAGGCTTAAAAACAGCTCCTGTGCTATAATGATATAATTGAATCATGGACCATAATCAGGTTAGAAATTCCCACCATAATGAGCCGCTTCCCCTCCATTACACTTCACTTCTTTTCCCATCCATTCCTTTGCTTTCCCCACCACTCTATTCCTTCTTTCTTACTTCTTTCCACTCTGTTTTCTCCTCTGTCCCCCTCCCTATTTCCCCCATCAGTGTTTCCTCTCCTTTCCTAAATGTCAGAGTCCTGAAAATGTCCTATTGTCCTTGAGAACATTCATGTAGACCACTTGAGCCTTTCTTCGTTGATGGTATGCACTCCTACAGGTGGAGCACGTCCTTAAAGCGGGACTGGACACCTATGTGGTAAAAGTAGAAAGTCCTCCTGGTAAGTGGCTACAGTGTGAGTGTGAAGCAGTGGATGAGTGCAATATCCAAACAGCGTCCAGGGTTACAAGATGAACCAGGCTTCTGATGTACGTGGCGATGGAGGTGTACTCCATCTCTGTCCTTGAACAAGCTGAAAATGCATGTGTTCAGATTAGTGAGTGATAAAAGGACAGGCAGGGACTCATTATCTAAGTATGTGTCTGACACGAAGCCACAACAtttgaaatttgtgaaatttTGTCAATTCAATGCAAATTAGAAAGGAAGCGATAAATCCAAAGTGTCTCGAATGATTCCTCAAAACCATTGTGTGGCC of Neoarius graeffei isolate fNeoGra1 chromosome 22, fNeoGra1.pri, whole genome shotgun sequence contains these proteins:
- the LOC132871042 gene encoding ATP-sensitive inward rectifier potassium channel 12-like, producing the protein MDSVLALVLFLSHPFIHLYNATQYSIVSPDEERLKISTLGLHNGHSSPGSAMSSATASVGGYNMESSYNGKISTRGRGQVRSRFVKKNGQCNVVFSNMEDKPQRYLADIFTTCVDIRWRYLLLIFCTTFLVSWLIFGLIFYSVALAHGDFDPDHHVRGQTGPGASGEGQQEEWKPCLLHVEGFLGAFLFSIETQTTIGYGWRCVTEECPVAIATVVVQSILGCIIDSFMIGTIMAKIARPKKRNQTLLFSQNAVIALRDGKLCLMWRVGNLRKSHIVEAHVRAQLIKPRVTEEGEFIPLEQTDLNVGYDEGTDRLFLVSPLVIVHEIDEDSPLWAMNRSDLENNAFEIVVILEGMVEATAMTTQARSSYLSQEILWGHRFEPVVYEDHDRYQVDYARFHKTYIVPSTPSCSAKELSELVSHQSSKASSQSGTPISRRTHFLRPPCSPSAFCYENEVALFSGEEEDEEGINKSRVEDGLTTLETDLTALTTTGIAPEFQKMFQDAPTVTSGNNVLCVLDMDNQMEFDILQTSIPLDPLTYKSESEI